In Ignavibacteria bacterium, one DNA window encodes the following:
- the flhF gene encoding flagellar biosynthesis protein FlhF: MKVKKFVGPTLRSVTEQMKTEFGDNAIILNTRKVPHGGLFSFLGRDLLEITAGVEDDVLDVLDIGNQRSANPGSEKTFDYILSRFQSDTTNLDESTRKISGVPAAKNGNIEGEDVTEILSNLSKDVERKQRGNKIDFPTTSRSDLHNLKDELNDVKHTLREIVEQLKYSKMPSLPDHLRRAFVTLVGQDVNEQLAAQIVQSIYAHLSGEQLDDDTLVEQRLLSEMAKMIRTAGAIEQKLGRAKVVVFVGPTGVGKTTTIAKLAAINKLFNGLNVALISADTYRIAAIEQLRTFAAIANIEMDVVYRPGEMQKAIRKHKTKDVIIVDTFGRSQRETKGLTQLRKFLDVADPDEVHLVLSAASNEKTMIDICERFDVAKPNRLVFSKVDESATFGPLLNISYKTGIPISYITTGQTVPDDIVIADSLKIATMIFRGVIYDV, from the coding sequence ATGAAGGTTAAAAAATTTGTAGGACCAACGTTGCGTTCAGTTACCGAACAAATGAAAACGGAGTTCGGTGACAATGCAATTATATTAAACACACGAAAAGTGCCACACGGTGGTTTGTTCAGTTTTCTTGGCAGAGATTTGTTAGAAATAACCGCAGGAGTTGAAGATGATGTGTTGGATGTACTGGACATTGGGAACCAACGTTCTGCAAACCCAGGTTCCGAAAAAACATTTGACTACATTCTGTCTCGCTTTCAATCTGATACAACGAATTTAGATGAATCAACGAGAAAAATTAGCGGTGTTCCTGCGGCAAAAAACGGCAACATAGAAGGAGAAGATGTTACAGAAATTCTGTCGAATTTATCGAAAGATGTTGAGCGAAAGCAGCGCGGAAACAAAATAGACTTTCCGACGACATCACGCTCGGATTTGCATAATTTGAAAGATGAATTAAACGATGTAAAACATACATTGCGAGAAATAGTTGAGCAACTGAAATACAGTAAAATGCCAAGTCTTCCCGATCATTTACGACGGGCATTTGTTACACTTGTCGGACAAGATGTGAACGAGCAACTTGCGGCGCAAATTGTTCAATCCATTTATGCGCATTTGAGCGGAGAGCAACTTGATGACGATACATTAGTTGAACAGCGGTTGTTATCCGAGATGGCAAAAATGATTCGAACTGCAGGTGCCATTGAGCAAAAACTTGGAAGGGCAAAAGTTGTTGTGTTTGTTGGTCCAACAGGTGTAGGAAAAACAACGACGATTGCAAAACTTGCGGCAATCAACAAGTTATTCAACGGATTAAACGTTGCGTTGATCTCTGCTGATACGTACCGCATTGCAGCAATTGAACAACTGCGAACGTTTGCGGCAATTGCAAACATTGAAATGGATGTAGTGTATCGTCCCGGTGAAATGCAAAAAGCAATCAGAAAACACAAGACGAAAGACGTCATAATTGTTGATACATTTGGAAGAAGTCAGCGGGAAACAAAAGGACTAACACAATTACGAAAATTTCTCGATGTTGCAGACCCCGACGAAGTTCATCTCGTTCTCTCCGCCGCTTCGAATGAAAAAACAATGATAGATATTTGCGAACGATTTGACGTTGCAAAACCCAATCGCCTCGTCTTTTCGAAAGTAGATGAATCTGCTACATTTGGTCCGTTGTTGAATATTTCGTACAAAACCGGAATTCCTATTTCATATATCACTACGGGACAAACTGTTCCCGACGATATCGTTATAGCAGATTCATTGAAAATAGCAACAATGATTTTTCGCGGAGTAATTTACGATGTTTGA
- a CDS encoding MinD/ParA family protein: MFDQAAKLRTIASRHREELSKVVTPKLITVTSGKGGVGKSMISLNLSLAIAGLGKRVLLVDVDSNLANLDVLIGMTPTYRLSHVLRGEKTIDEVAVPVWKTMRIIPGSSGDIRFPLIDTEVQLKLFEDLRSLEQPYDYILLDTGAGLNSEVVTSVINTDEALVITTPEPTAVMDAYAVIKTVCLESSEKLKLNLIVNAAWSPLDAEETGRKLQMVVNHFLKTHINYLGFVPYDKNVHHAVLEQQPVILRFPRSASALSIQKIAQTIIKQPKTYN, encoded by the coding sequence ATGTTTGACCAAGCAGCAAAACTTCGTACGATTGCTTCTCGCCATAGAGAAGAACTTTCTAAAGTTGTAACACCAAAGCTGATAACAGTTACCAGTGGAAAAGGCGGAGTCGGGAAAAGTATGATTTCATTGAATCTTTCTCTTGCAATTGCAGGGTTAGGGAAACGCGTGCTTCTCGTGGATGTGGATTCAAACTTAGCAAATCTTGATGTATTAATAGGAATGACGCCGACGTATCGTTTGAGTCATGTACTGCGAGGAGAAAAAACAATTGATGAAGTTGCAGTTCCTGTGTGGAAGACTATGCGCATCATCCCGGGAAGTTCCGGAGACATTCGATTTCCGCTCATTGATACGGAAGTTCAGTTAAAATTATTCGAAGATTTACGTTCGTTGGAACAGCCGTATGACTATATTCTGCTTGATACGGGCGCAGGATTAAATTCTGAAGTAGTAACATCAGTAATCAATACGGATGAAGCATTAGTCATTACTACTCCCGAGCCGACTGCCGTAATGGATGCGTATGCTGTAATTAAAACAGTATGTCTTGAATCATCAGAAAAACTAAAACTCAATTTAATTGTCAATGCAGCATGGTCTCCGTTGGATGCGGAAGAAACAGGAAGAAAATTGCAAATGGTTGTTAATCATTTTTTAAAAACACATATAAATTATTTAGGATTCGTACCGTACGATAAAAACGTACATCACGCAGTACTGGAGCAGCAGCCGGTGATATTACGATTTCCTCGTTCTGCTTCTGCTCTTTCAATTCAAAAAATAGCGCAAACAATTATTAAACAACCCAAAACATATAATTAA
- a CDS encoding FliA/WhiG family RNA polymerase sigma factor — protein MREGLLPQLEDTSMHIEFRKDRQNKNSKEQMILRYFGLVRYVLHHLHLARGYVLSNEDLLHFGILGLNEAIENFDPNKMVKFETYAIPRIRGTILDEVRKIDWVPRAVRKQMREEGKNNPELLQYRQFEQYRERVAQKLSLTLSDYDRVVDEAQKTTTGDGNHLRKNGHISDMDEFIDEGSLDPSQLITEVEAKEMIVERIEALPKKQQIVIALFYYEELSFTEIAQVLKLSVSRVSQIHYEALATLRKELRVVYNA, from the coding sequence GTGAGAGAAGGTTTATTACCGCAACTCGAAGATACTTCAATGCATATTGAATTTCGGAAAGATAGGCAAAATAAGAATTCCAAAGAGCAAATGATTCTTCGCTACTTTGGATTAGTACGGTATGTACTTCACCATTTGCATTTGGCGCGTGGGTATGTTTTATCGAACGAAGATTTGTTGCATTTTGGCATTCTTGGATTGAATGAAGCTATAGAAAATTTTGACCCGAATAAAATGGTCAAGTTTGAAACGTATGCTATTCCCAGAATTCGCGGAACCATTTTAGATGAAGTACGAAAAATAGATTGGGTTCCCCGCGCAGTTCGAAAACAGATGCGAGAGGAAGGGAAAAACAATCCAGAATTATTACAGTATCGTCAATTTGAACAGTACCGAGAACGTGTAGCTCAAAAATTATCGCTTACACTTTCAGATTACGACAGAGTTGTTGATGAAGCGCAGAAAACTACTACTGGAGATGGAAATCATTTACGCAAGAACGGACATATTTCTGATATGGATGAATTTATTGATGAAGGTTCGCTGGACCCGAGTCAGTTGATTACTGAAGTTGAAGCAAAAGAAATGATCGTCGAAAGAATAGAAGCGCTTCCGAAAAAACAGCAGATCGTTATTGCGTTGTTTTATTACGAAGAACTTTCATTCACTGAAATAGCGCAAGTACTGAAATTATCAGTATCTCGAGTATCGCAAATTCACTACGAAGCGTTAGCAACACTTCGTAAAGAATTACGTGTAGTATATAATGCATAA
- a CDS encoding HDOD domain-containing protein, giving the protein MHKKKQHTLTEQEIRDRLNTLSHFPVLDSFSIDILQLLEEPSTTPLHILRAIETNPSLVVQILKKANSLLYGFPRKISTVEFALSIIGFDIIKEIIALQILHSHFEQKSECSIQSLWEHSFSTAVIAKRIARDVEYPVVGEAFTAGLLHDIGIAVFQYQFANEFSIIMNNTKKTGTTFEEEEQRIFGEYHHAIVGGWLAERWNFSPSIVESITFHHNPTNARKYQLLSAIVHCAEVFSNNYSSEKILFDSHSTYNASAVQLLESRYAGFERRFLHQENMYSVEKISLSNETVTL; this is encoded by the coding sequence ATGCATAAGAAGAAACAACATACATTAACTGAGCAGGAAATACGAGACAGATTAAACACGTTGTCCCATTTTCCTGTGCTTGATTCGTTTTCTATAGATATTTTACAACTGTTGGAAGAACCATCAACAACGCCGTTGCATATACTTCGCGCAATAGAAACAAATCCTTCGCTTGTTGTTCAGATACTTAAGAAAGCAAATTCGCTGCTTTACGGATTTCCACGAAAAATTAGCACCGTTGAGTTTGCACTTTCTATTATTGGATTCGATATCATCAAAGAAATAATTGCATTGCAAATTCTTCATTCGCATTTTGAACAGAAATCTGAATGTTCGATTCAATCGTTATGGGAACATTCGTTTTCGACCGCGGTTATTGCGAAACGAATTGCGCGGGATGTCGAATACCCTGTTGTTGGAGAAGCATTTACTGCCGGACTGCTTCACGATATAGGAATAGCAGTTTTTCAATATCAGTTTGCGAATGAGTTTTCCATAATAATGAATAATACTAAAAAAACCGGAACAACATTTGAAGAAGAAGAGCAACGAATTTTCGGAGAATATCATCACGCCATTGTTGGCGGATGGCTTGCAGAACGTTGGAATTTTTCACCATCAATTGTGGAATCAATTACATTTCATCACAATCCGACAAATGCAAGAAAATACCAACTACTTTCTGCTATTGTGCATTGCGCAGAAGTTTTTTCGAACAATTATTCATCGGAAAAAATATTGTTCGATTCTCATTCTACGTATAACGCTTCGGCAGTGCAATTGTTAGAATCGCGATATGCTGGTTTTGAACGTCGTTTTCTCCATCAAGAAAATATGTACAGCGTGGAAAAAATTTCTTTGAGTAACGAAACGGTTACGCTATGA
- a CDS encoding flagellar hook-basal body protein, producing the protein MPIEGIDAAAKFMRPLMLRMQVISNNLANVDSIGFKRGKLFVELLNEGEPTVQQYDTGLGEYLPGTKVTEVPDFTQGELQQTSNAFDFAVDGPGFFVVETPDGIRYSRAGNFMVSPDGELRTKNGYTVLGQNDSAITFPNFTNLKKEDIAVTPLGEIFVQHIYIGQLKIVGFASQEQLKKVGASLFMPRENVEPIPIDPDKVFVRQGFLEGSNVDGIEEMVEMIELMRQFETGQRLIQTQDESVSRSLEVGRLSS; encoded by the coding sequence ATGCCTATTGAAGGAATAGACGCTGCTGCAAAATTTATGCGTCCACTTATGTTACGAATGCAAGTCATATCCAACAATTTAGCGAACGTTGATTCCATAGGATTCAAACGCGGAAAATTGTTCGTTGAATTATTGAACGAAGGTGAACCGACAGTTCAGCAATACGACACAGGATTGGGAGAATATCTCCCGGGAACAAAGGTTACCGAAGTACCCGATTTTACACAAGGAGAACTTCAACAAACGAGCAACGCATTTGATTTTGCGGTTGACGGTCCAGGTTTTTTTGTCGTGGAAACTCCCGATGGAATACGTTATTCTCGCGCAGGAAACTTTATGGTATCTCCTGATGGTGAATTACGAACGAAAAATGGATATACTGTTCTTGGACAAAACGACAGTGCAATAACGTTTCCGAATTTTACGAATTTAAAAAAAGAAGATATTGCTGTAACTCCATTAGGAGAAATTTTTGTTCAGCATATTTACATTGGACAATTAAAAATAGTTGGGTTTGCAAGCCAAGAGCAACTGAAAAAAGTTGGCGCTTCGCTTTTTATGCCAAGAGAAAATGTTGAACCGATTCCGATTGACCCAGATAAAGTTTTTGTGCGTCAAGGATTTCTTGAAGGTTCTAACGTTGATGGAATCGAAGAAATGGTTGAAATGATAGAACTTATGCGCCAATTTGAAACCGGTCAACGATTAATTCAAACGCAAGACGAATCGGTAAGTCGTTCATTGGAAGTTGGTAGATTGTCGTCGTAG
- the flgG gene encoding flagellar basal-body rod protein FlgG, producing the protein MNRALRAATTGLSAQQMSIEIIANNLSNVNTAGFKKMRPEFQDLMYQTLEIAGASPQGQTTQQPVEVQVGNGVVPIGTVRQFSQGDPLITNNPLDMAIEGEGFFQIRRPDGTLAYTRDGGLKLTSDGTLVTSQGYLVEPGITLPQNTRDIQVSRDGKVNALIPGEINPELAGEIELAKFVNPAGLRAIGNNLYQETIASGPPILGKAGDEGFGEVKQKEIETSNVDIVEEMVAMIVAQRAYEINSKVIRTVEDMLSVANNLKRT; encoded by the coding sequence ATGAATAGAGCACTTCGCGCCGCAACAACGGGATTATCTGCGCAGCAAATGAGCATTGAAATCATCGCCAATAACTTATCGAATGTTAACACTGCTGGGTTCAAAAAAATGCGACCTGAATTTCAAGATTTGATGTATCAAACATTGGAAATTGCAGGCGCATCTCCGCAAGGGCAAACTACACAACAACCTGTTGAAGTTCAAGTAGGAAATGGAGTAGTTCCTATTGGTACTGTTCGACAATTTTCCCAAGGAGATCCGTTGATAACAAATAATCCATTGGATATGGCAATCGAAGGCGAAGGATTTTTTCAAATTCGTCGTCCAGATGGAACATTAGCATATACGCGAGACGGAGGTTTAAAACTTACTAGTGACGGAACATTGGTAACATCGCAGGGATATTTAGTTGAGCCGGGAATTACGCTTCCGCAAAACACTCGCGACATTCAGGTTTCACGAGACGGAAAAGTGAATGCGCTGATTCCAGGAGAAATTAATCCGGAACTTGCAGGTGAAATTGAATTGGCAAAATTTGTGAATCCGGCAGGGCTTCGTGCTATTGGAAATAATTTATATCAAGAAACCATTGCATCTGGACCGCCAATTTTAGGAAAAGCAGGAGACGAAGGATTTGGCGAAGTAAAGCAAAAAGAAATTGAAACGTCAAACGTTGATATTGTTGAAGAAATGGTTGCAATGATTGTTGCTCAACGTGCATATGAAATCAATTCCAAAGTTATACGTACGGTTGAAGATATGTTATCTGTAGCGAATAATCTTAAACGTACATAA
- the flgA gene encoding flagellar basal body P-ring formation protein FlgA, with amino-acid sequence MILFFFLWFVSEIQFSVISFEEIQKTVERFVFQEVGLPKEDVTVEFRNTLSNIRIEKKTYQVNVVPDKNIIFRGKVTLPVEIVSEGKTEKRILVSLNVRRFANVCSPSRLIAKGEILSEHDILVRKIETTSITQPFYSIKEECISKRATKSLLPGKTLLKEMLEEIPIVLKGKTVRVIAKTPTVSISTFGEAQQDGSRNEIISVRLSNSKELVKVKILDDSSVLVIQ; translated from the coding sequence ATGATTTTGTTTTTTTTTCTATGGTTTGTTTCTGAAATACAATTTTCAGTAATTTCTTTCGAAGAAATTCAAAAAACAGTAGAAAGATTTGTATTTCAAGAAGTAGGATTACCGAAAGAAGATGTAACGGTGGAATTCCGAAATACTCTTTCCAATATTCGTATAGAAAAAAAAACATATCAAGTGAATGTAGTTCCTGATAAAAATATTATTTTTCGCGGGAAGGTAACGCTGCCCGTGGAAATTGTCAGCGAAGGTAAAACTGAAAAGCGGATATTAGTATCACTGAATGTTCGTAGGTTTGCCAACGTTTGTTCTCCATCGCGTTTGATTGCAAAAGGAGAAATACTTTCTGAACACGATATTTTGGTTCGGAAAATAGAAACAACGTCTATTACACAACCGTTTTATTCGATAAAGGAAGAATGTATTTCAAAACGAGCGACGAAATCGTTACTTCCGGGAAAAACGTTACTGAAAGAAATGCTGGAAGAAATACCGATTGTACTCAAAGGAAAAACAGTGCGAGTAATTGCAAAAACACCGACGGTTTCAATTTCAACATTCGGTGAAGCGCAACAGGACGGAAGTCGGAACGAAATTATTTCCGTTCGGTTATCAAATTCAAAAGAATTAGTCAAAGTAAAAATATTAGATGATAGTTCAGTTCTCGTTATTCAATAA
- a CDS encoding flagellar basal body L-ring protein FlgH — protein MIRTTYVLGISILLFVFCGETFSQDMRGNVARSLFSDTKANRVGDAITVAILEVSSAINNATTTTERSSDLTLNANAASSGIGNIPEISNDMSLGTGNAFSGGGSVANRGDVRATISATVDSVFANGNLRIYGTKTITIRNEEQRIEISGIVRPSDIQADNSVLSTNVTDLVIVFSGSGMVDRAREPGWLTRIFHWIF, from the coding sequence ATGATACGTACAACATACGTTTTAGGCATTAGTATATTGTTATTCGTATTTTGCGGAGAAACATTTTCGCAGGATATGAGAGGAAACGTTGCGCGTTCTCTTTTTAGCGATACGAAAGCAAACAGAGTTGGTGATGCTATTACTGTTGCAATCCTCGAAGTGAGTAGTGCAATTAATAATGCGACAACGACAACAGAACGTTCAAGCGATTTGACGTTAAACGCAAATGCGGCATCATCCGGGATCGGAAATATTCCTGAAATCAGCAACGATATGTCTTTAGGAACGGGTAATGCGTTTTCCGGCGGAGGTTCTGTTGCAAATCGGGGAGATGTACGTGCTACGATTAGCGCAACCGTTGATTCGGTTTTTGCAAATGGGAATCTACGGATTTACGGAACAAAAACAATAACTATACGAAACGAAGAACAGCGAATAGAGATTTCCGGTATCGTTCGTCCTTCGGATATTCAAGCAGACAACAGTGTTTTATCAACCAATGTAACGGATTTAGTGATAGTTTTTTCAGGAAGCGGAATGGTTGACCGCGCACGTGAACCCGGTTGGTTAACACGTATTTTCCATTGGATTTTCTAA
- a CDS encoding flagellar basal body P-ring protein FlgI, which produces MKKFFAVLFTIITLVNNIFAVRVKDIAYVNGVMSSQLIGYGLVTGLNGSGDTQRSAFTLQSVSSMLKRFGVTVSQDALRLRNVAAVMITATVPPFVKKGGTVDVIVSSMGDATSLQGGTLLLTPISAIDGVVYAMAQGPISVGGFSATAGGSEFRRSHTASGRIPSGAILDKEIPTNFHTQDWKVEVVLFQPDFTTAQRISDTVNTKFGSEIAFARDASSVTMNVPAEFQSESKVVQFIAQVESFEVSPDVAAKVVINERTGTVVAGSNVTILPAAISHGGITIEIQQVPVISQPGPFSKGNTVQTELSAISASQDTSSVKAISGAATVQDVAQALNSLRVKPRDIIAIFQALKEAGALKAELIII; this is translated from the coding sequence ATGAAAAAATTTTTTGCAGTTTTATTTACAATCATTACTCTTGTCAATAATATTTTTGCAGTTCGAGTCAAAGATATTGCGTATGTGAACGGTGTTATGAGCAGCCAACTCATCGGGTATGGATTAGTTACGGGTTTGAACGGAAGCGGCGACACGCAACGTTCCGCATTTACACTTCAATCTGTATCAAGTATGTTGAAACGATTCGGAGTAACAGTATCTCAAGATGCGTTGCGTTTGCGTAATGTTGCCGCAGTTATGATTACTGCAACGGTTCCTCCGTTTGTAAAAAAAGGCGGAACAGTTGATGTAATAGTTTCTTCGATGGGTGATGCGACGAGTCTTCAAGGAGGAACATTATTACTCACTCCAATTTCTGCAATTGATGGAGTAGTTTATGCGATGGCGCAAGGTCCAATTTCCGTTGGTGGATTTAGCGCAACTGCTGGTGGAAGTGAATTTCGTCGTTCGCATACTGCATCGGGACGAATTCCATCGGGTGCAATTTTAGACAAGGAAATTCCAACAAATTTTCATACACAGGATTGGAAAGTAGAAGTTGTTCTTTTTCAACCGGATTTTACAACGGCGCAACGTATTTCTGATACGGTAAATACAAAATTCGGAAGTGAAATTGCTTTTGCACGCGATGCATCTTCTGTTACTATGAATGTTCCTGCAGAATTTCAATCGGAATCGAAAGTAGTGCAGTTTATTGCACAGGTGGAATCGTTTGAAGTTTCTCCTGATGTTGCTGCAAAAGTCGTTATCAATGAACGAACTGGAACCGTTGTTGCCGGAAGCAATGTAACGATTTTGCCTGCCGCAATTTCTCACGGTGGAATTACTATTGAAATACAACAGGTTCCAGTAATTTCGCAACCTGGTCCTTTTTCAAAAGGAAATACGGTTCAGACGGAACTCTCTGCAATTTCTGCGTCGCAAGATACTTCCTCGGTGAAAGCAATTAGTGGTGCAGCGACGGTTCAAGATGTTGCACAAGCGTTGAATTCGTTGCGCGTAAAACCACGGGATATTATTGCTATTTTTCAGGCGTTGAAAGAAGCAGGTGCATTAAAAGCGGAATTGATTATTATTTAG
- a CDS encoding murein transglycosylase, producing the protein MSIHTSIPLQDVVAQKPRVELDPQRKIKLQRAVRDFEAMFLNQMLKSMRSTVQQSGLFGEENFGGDVVNSMFDMELSSKLAQSRGFGIGDMLYYKITGEHLPTTITASSQSSEMNSVSPKRNVSKEVQEFTPINAAPRPLPGEAKTLRERVEQYNDIIDEAAKKYSLDSNLIKAVIATESRGNMNARSPKDAKGVMQLIDSTAAEMGVKDVWNPSDNIMGGAKYLKLMLDNFDGDIEKALASYNAGPGSVMKHKGIPPYKETQQYVKRTMNYMKYFQIPE; encoded by the coding sequence ATGAGCATCCATACATCAATACCATTACAAGACGTAGTTGCGCAAAAACCGCGTGTAGAACTTGACCCTCAGAGAAAAATAAAGTTACAACGCGCTGTACGAGATTTTGAAGCAATGTTTCTTAATCAAATGCTGAAAAGTATGCGTAGTACGGTTCAGCAATCAGGATTATTTGGTGAAGAAAATTTTGGTGGAGATGTTGTTAATTCAATGTTTGATATGGAATTATCAAGCAAACTTGCTCAGAGTCGTGGCTTCGGAATTGGCGATATGTTATATTACAAAATTACCGGCGAACATTTGCCTACAACGATTACTGCTTCTTCGCAATCTTCCGAAATGAATAGCGTTTCTCCAAAACGTAATGTGAGTAAAGAAGTACAAGAATTTACTCCGATAAATGCGGCTCCGCGTCCTTTGCCTGGAGAAGCAAAAACATTACGAGAACGAGTTGAGCAATACAATGATATTATTGATGAAGCAGCAAAGAAATATTCGTTGGATTCGAATTTAATTAAAGCAGTGATAGCAACGGAATCAAGAGGGAATATGAATGCGCGCTCGCCGAAAGATGCAAAAGGAGTTATGCAACTTATTGATAGTACAGCGGCAGAGATGGGTGTAAAAGATGTTTGGAATCCTTCTGATAATATAATGGGAGGAGCAAAATACTTAAAGTTGATGTTAGATAATTTTGACGGTGATATTGAAAAAGCACTCGCTTCGTATAATGCCGGTCCAGGTTCTGTAATGAAACACAAAGGAATTCCGCCGTATAAAGAAACGCAGCAATACGTAAAACGTACGATGAACTATATGAAATATTTTCAGATTCCGGAATAA
- a CDS encoding flagellar protein FlgN produces the protein MPVHPIQLSPVEQLIKLMLMESETAEELFHILTEQQESLITLSGDMLEITVERCTEINRRMRAYEKDRQRLLANVMKGTLAEKYIGSPNAFDRLMEVMDNRGGMKIKLRDVRERLRIAVASVVQRNAVNSLLLEHSMHYAQNMIRTITTSFSKQLIDQKY, from the coding sequence ATGCCCGTTCATCCAATACAATTATCTCCTGTTGAGCAACTCATAAAATTGATGCTTATGGAATCGGAAACCGCTGAAGAATTATTCCATATTCTTACGGAACAACAGGAATCGCTCATTACATTATCTGGAGATATGCTTGAAATTACTGTTGAACGTTGCACGGAAATCAATCGTCGGATGCGAGCGTATGAAAAAGATAGACAACGATTGCTTGCAAATGTAATGAAAGGAACACTTGCGGAAAAGTATATTGGTTCGCCGAATGCGTTTGATAGATTGATGGAAGTAATGGATAATCGCGGAGGAATGAAAATAAAATTACGAGATGTACGTGAACGATTACGAATTGCTGTTGCAAGTGTCGTTCAACGCAATGCTGTAAATTCTCTATTATTAGAACACTCGATGCATTATGCACAGAATATGATAAGAACAATTACGAC